One Euphorbia lathyris chromosome 1, ddEupLath1.1, whole genome shotgun sequence DNA segment encodes these proteins:
- the LOC136205186 gene encoding cleavage stimulating factor 64 — translation MASSSQHRCVFVGNIPYDATEEQLIDICREVGPVVSFRLVIDRETGKPKGYGFCEYKDEETALSARRNLQGYEINGRQLRVDFAENDKNADKNREQGRGGPGLVTTVEPLKQVGGPAVLGEYAQHQPIGLHVAITAATVMAGALGSAQTGVHSNQNSLHSQSALASDPLTLHLAKMSRSQLYDVISEMKAMATQNKELARQLLLARSQLPKALFQAQIMLGLVNAQVLHMPNIRQPPGPNTMQDTQQAQQPAIQTLPGLPPLAQRNHPGLVPKMHEGQFSSATQSSLVQNQTSIAPQPMQPRSQVPQLTISHVPQPAIPPGQSGVPSLRPSQPSVRPQAQGGNTSSLNQQIPTSLLQHSGQVAASNSRHTSQVVLPNATMKSSVLPRPPLSDATFQPGPKKPGISDAIGSDADRSVQAKVDTAQVYRSNAYLNMQTNKIEDPIEPVIRPSKLLKLDDGRSMHFSSGASNVSSAAVSRPSQASAASSAPKRPLPKAEESKHSEKQVPQLPTDVESALLQQVLNLTPEQLNSLPAEQRQQVIQLQQALRRDQIQQPS, via the exons atggcttcaTCTTCTCAGCATCGTTGCGTTTTTG TTGGGAATATACCATACGATGCCACTGAGGAACAGCTCATCGATATCTGCAGAGAGGTTGGGCCTGTAGTGTCTTTCAG GTTAGTTATTGATAGAGAAACAGGGAAACCTAAAGGTTATGGTTTCTGTGAATATAAGGATGAGGAGACAGCTCTAAGTGCTCGTCGTAATCTCCAGGGTTATGAGATTAACGGCAGGCAATTACGTGTTGATTTTGCTGAGAATGACAAAAATGCTGACAAGAATCGAGAACAG GGTCGTGGGGGACCTGGACTGGTTACAACTGTTG AACCTTTGAAGCAAGTAGGGGGCCCAGCTGTCCTTGGGGAGTATGCTCAGCATCAGCCAATTGGTCTCCATGTAGCTATAACTGCTGCCACCGTCATGGCAGGAGCTTTAGGTAGTGCGCAGACCGGAGTGCATTCAAATCAAAATAGTTTACATAGTCAGTCTGCATTAGCTAGTGATCCCCTAACGcttcatttggccaaaatgtcAAGGAGTCAACTTTATGACGTAATATCTGAGATGAAG GCAATGGCCACGCAGAACAAGGAACTAGCCCGTCAGCTATTGCTTGCAAGATCACAGTTGCCAAAAGCTCTTTTTCAG GCACAAATAATGTTAGGGTTGGTGAACGCACAAGTG TTGCACATGCCAAATATTAGACAGCCACCAGGTCCAAATACCATGCAAGACACTCAACAAGCTCAACAACCAGCTATTCAAACTCTTCCTGGGTTACCGCCACTTGCACAGAGGAATCACCCTGGGTTGGTCCCAAAAATGCATGAAGGTCAATTCTCTTCTGCGACCCAAAGTTCCTTGGTTCAGAACCAAACTTCTATAGCCCCACAACCTATGCAGCCTCGATCTCAGGTTCCACAGCTCACCATTAGCCATGTTCCTCAACCAGCCATACCACCTGGCCAGTCTGGAGTTCCATCCCTTCGTCCCTCACAGCCTTCTGTTAGACCACAAGCTCAAGGGGGAAATACCTCTTCCTTGAACCAACAGATACCAACTTCATTGCTACAACATTCAGGACAAGTTGCAGCTTCAAATTCAAGGCATACCTCTCAGGTGGTTCTTCCAAATGCGACAATGAAATCATCTGTTTTACCTCGTCCTCCCTTGTCAGATGCAACATTCCAG CCTGGCCCCAAAAAACCAGGCATTTCCGATGCCATTGGCAGTGATGCTGATAGATCTGTGCAAGCTAAAGTTGATACAGCACAGGTCTATAGAAGTAATGCATATTTGAACATGCAAACAAACAAGATTGAAGATCCTATAGAACCAGTCATCCGCCCTTCAAAGCTGCTGAAATTGGATGATGGAAGGAGTATGCATTTTTCTTCAGGGGCTTCAAATGTGTCTAGTGCCGCTGTATCTCGACCATCCCAAGCATCTGCAGCGAGTTCAGCACCTAAAAGACCACTTCCTAAGGCAGAAGAGTCTAAGCATTCTGAAAAACAAGTTCCCCAG CTGCCAACTGATGTGGAATCTGCATTACTACAGCAAGTCCTGAACCTGACACCAGAGCAGTTGAATTCATTGCCAGCAGAACAGCGACAGCAAGTTATTCAGCTCCAGCAGGCACTCCGGCGAGACCAGATACAGCAGCCATCATAA